A window of Desulfuromonas sp. contains these coding sequences:
- a CDS encoding glycosyltransferase — protein MYVPVRGKLALAMAFAISWVAFSLYVALPWINDLAELFSLPVAWFIVAGIALIPGWANAFLVAGLLIDHRPRYFIHEKLPPVTLLIAAYNEEGCIGDTLRSVAVQDYPGDVEVLVVDDGSTDRTREVVAETIGTLGAGKNFSFRLIPVFPNGGKANALNVALAQASHDLIASVDADTHLFKDALARIVTNIIDGPAHTAAVAGTVLARNSRNNMITKLQEWDYFLGISVVKRIQSLYQGTLVSQGAFSVYRREALEKAGGWADTVGEDIVLTWAFHELGYRVGYAENAFVFTNVPETYGQFFRQRKRWARGLMEAFRFHPRIFTRPRMITPFIYLNALFPYLDLVFLCVFLPGVFAAVFFQYYAIVGVMTLLLLPLMLLINVLMFFNQRRIFRRYGLKVRKNFLGLILYMLTYQVIMSPASILGYFSEFFHFKKSWGTK, from the coding sequence ATGTATGTCCCCGTCCGCGGTAAACTTGCCCTGGCAATGGCTTTCGCCATCTCCTGGGTCGCCTTCAGCCTTTATGTCGCCCTTCCCTGGATCAACGACCTGGCCGAACTCTTTTCCCTGCCCGTGGCCTGGTTTATCGTCGCCGGCATCGCCCTGATTCCGGGATGGGCCAACGCCTTCCTTGTCGCCGGACTCCTGATCGACCACCGGCCCCGCTACTTCATCCACGAGAAACTGCCGCCGGTGACTCTGCTCATCGCGGCCTACAACGAGGAGGGGTGTATTGGCGACACTCTCCGTTCGGTCGCCGTCCAGGACTATCCCGGGGACGTGGAGGTGCTGGTCGTCGATGACGGTTCCACCGACCGGACCCGCGAGGTCGTGGCCGAGACCATCGGGACCCTCGGGGCCGGGAAGAATTTCAGCTTCCGGCTGATTCCGGTCTTTCCCAACGGGGGCAAGGCCAACGCCCTGAACGTCGCCCTCGCCCAGGCCAGTCACGATCTTATTGCTTCGGTCGACGCCGACACCCACCTGTTCAAGGATGCCCTGGCCCGCATCGTCACCAATATCATCGACGGTCCCGCCCATACCGCGGCTGTGGCCGGCACGGTTCTGGCCCGCAACTCGCGGAACAACATGATCACCAAGCTCCAGGAATGGGACTACTTCCTGGGGATCTCCGTGGTCAAACGCATCCAGTCTCTTTACCAGGGGACCCTCGTCTCCCAGGGGGCCTTCTCGGTGTACCGCAGGGAGGCCCTGGAGAAAGCGGGGGGGTGGGCCGATACCGTCGGGGAGGACATCGTCCTGACCTGGGCCTTTCACGAGCTCGGCTACCGGGTGGGGTACGCCGAAAACGCCTTCGTCTTCACCAATGTTCCCGAGACCTATGGTCAGTTCTTTCGCCAGCGCAAGCGCTGGGCGCGGGGGCTGATGGAGGCGTTCCGCTTTCATCCGCGGATCTTCACCCGACCGAGGATGATCACCCCCTTCATCTACCTCAACGCACTCTTCCCCTACCTTGACCTCGTCTTCCTGTGCGTCTTTCTTCCCGGCGTGTTCGCCGCGGTCTTCTTCCAGTATTACGCCATTGTCGGGGTCATGACCCTGCTGTTGCTGCCTCTGATGCTTCTGATCAACGTTTTGATGTTTTTCAACCAGCGGCGCATCTTCCGCCGCTACGGCCTGAAGGTCCGCAAGAACTTTCTCGGGCTTATCCTTTACATGCTGACCTACCAGGTGATCATGTCTCCAGCCAGCATTCTCGGGTACTTCTCCGAATTCTTTCACTTCAAGAAATCATGGGGGACGAAATGA
- a CDS encoding septal ring lytic transglycosylase RlpA family protein produces MSLKRIYYSFLLLFLALLLGACGGYRTRVIDTPENSHLKGHQKPYTVNGERYEPMLRSEGFVQEGGASWYGEKFHGRKTSNGEIYDMYAMTAAHKTLPLGVTVKVRHLGSGKETEVRVNDRGPFVKGRIIDLSLAAATKLGVVGPGTAPVRIEALGFRQIGEAGKVEYRRLDSYDSGPFAIQVGAFGVAANAERLRADLEGRYGVATVEQERVGGTLFHRVRVGRYESLLAADQARASLAAAGHGNGFVVAID; encoded by the coding sequence ATGTCCCTTAAACGCATTTACTATTCTTTTCTTCTTCTGTTCCTTGCCCTTCTGCTCGGTGCCTGCGGTGGCTACCGCACGCGGGTCATCGACACCCCCGAGAACAGCCACCTGAAGGGGCACCAGAAACCGTACACGGTCAACGGCGAGCGTTACGAGCCGATGCTGCGCTCCGAGGGGTTCGTGCAGGAGGGGGGCGCCAGCTGGTATGGGGAGAAGTTCCACGGGCGCAAGACGAGCAACGGCGAGATCTACGACATGTATGCCATGACCGCCGCCCACAAGACCCTGCCCCTCGGGGTGACGGTCAAGGTTCGCCACCTTGGCAGCGGGAAAGAGACGGAAGTGCGGGTCAACGACCGGGGTCCCTTCGTCAAGGGGCGCATCATCGACCTGTCTCTCGCCGCGGCGACGAAGCTCGGGGTGGTCGGTCCCGGTACCGCGCCCGTGAGGATCGAGGCTCTCGGTTTCCGGCAGATCGGCGAGGCGGGGAAGGTGGAGTACCGGCGCCTGGACAGCTACGACTCCGGCCCCTTCGCCATCCAGGTGGGGGCCTTCGGCGTTGCGGCCAACGCCGAACGGCTGAGGGCGGACCTGGAGGGACGCTACGGCGTGGCCACGGTGGAGCAGGAGCGGGTCGGCGGCACCCTCTTTCACCGGGTTCGGGTCGGCCGGTACGAGTCCCTGCTGGCCGCCGATCAGGCCCGGGCGAGCCTTGCCGCGGCGGGGCATGGGAACGGTTTCGTGGTGGCGATCGACTAG
- the accA gene encoding acetyl-CoA carboxylase carboxyl transferase subunit alpha: MRFSLDFEKPLVELERKIRELKEFSTAKVDFTGDIRKLEKKADKLRAEIFSNLSRWQRTQLARHVDRPFTLDFVEHIFTDWFEVHGDRNFRDDPALVCGFARLDGEPCCVIGHQKGRDTKEKVYRNFGMPNPEGYRKALRVMQMAEQLGVPIFTFVDTPGAFPGIGAEERGQAEAIARNLREMAALTVPVIVTVTGEGGSGGALAIAVGNKVLMMEYSVYAVISPDGCAAILWSDGTKGPQASEALKLTAHDIRELGCVIDDVIPEPLGGAHNDPVAAAAKVKEYLKKHLEDLQQLSAEEIVEQRYEKFRAMTRVAE, translated from the coding sequence ATGCGTTTTTCCCTAGATTTTGAAAAGCCCCTGGTCGAACTGGAACGGAAGATCAGGGAACTCAAGGAGTTCTCCACCGCCAAGGTCGATTTTACAGGGGACATCCGGAAGCTTGAGAAGAAAGCCGACAAGCTGCGGGCGGAGATCTTCTCCAACCTTTCGCGCTGGCAGCGGACCCAGCTGGCGCGGCACGTGGACCGGCCTTTCACCCTCGACTTCGTGGAGCACATCTTCACCGACTGGTTCGAGGTCCACGGCGACCGCAACTTCCGGGACGACCCGGCCCTGGTCTGCGGCTTCGCCCGCCTCGACGGGGAGCCGTGCTGCGTCATCGGCCACCAGAAGGGGCGGGACACGAAGGAAAAGGTCTACCGCAACTTCGGCATGCCCAACCCGGAGGGGTACCGCAAGGCCCTGCGGGTAATGCAGATGGCCGAGCAGTTAGGGGTGCCGATCTTCACCTTCGTCGACACCCCGGGGGCTTTCCCCGGCATCGGCGCCGAGGAGCGCGGCCAGGCCGAGGCGATCGCCCGCAACCTGCGCGAGATGGCGGCCCTGACCGTACCGGTCATCGTCACCGTCACCGGGGAGGGCGGCTCCGGAGGGGCCCTGGCCATCGCCGTCGGCAACAAGGTCCTGATGATGGAGTACTCGGTCTACGCAGTCATCTCCCCCGATGGGTGCGCGGCGATCCTCTGGAGCGACGGCACCAAAGGCCCCCAGGCCTCCGAGGCTCTCAAGCTGACCGCCCACGACATCCGCGAGCTCGGCTGCGTCATCGACGACGTCATCCCCGAGCCCCTCGGCGGGGCGCACAACGATCCGGTCGCCGCCGCGGCCAAGGTCAAGGAATACCTCAAGAAGCATCTCGAAGACTTGCAGCAGCTCTCCGCCGAGGAGATCGTGGAGCAGCGCTACGAGAAGTTCCGGGCCATGACCCGGGTCGCAGAGTAG
- the dnaE gene encoding DNA polymerase III subunit alpha, producing the protein MEHANFVHLHLHSQYSLLDGGIKIPDLIDRAKQYKMPAVAVTDHGNMFGAVEFYSKAMAAGIKPIIGCEVYVAPGSRFDKSNARGSSEASFHLVLLCKNLVGYRNLCRMVSAGYREGFYYKPRIDWELLREHNEGLIALTACLGGEVPSLIGKGQLDRATERTREMAQIFDRDRLYLEIQENFLSEQEPVNKGLIEISRELSLPMVATNDCHYLTREDAYAHEVLLCIQTGKTMDDPGRMRFSNDEFYVKTPAEMAELFKATPDALANTVAIAQRCNLELDFDTYHFPQYEKPADKTLDDVLEEMAKDGLEERLKAIRRLQSDFSAEDEKDYRKRLDIELDCIKQMGFPGYLLIVADFINWAKDHDIPVGPGRGSAAGSLVAYSIRITDIDPMPYNLLFERFLNPERVSMPDIDVDFCIYGREEVIDYVRKHYGEANVAQIITFGTMQAKGVIRDVGRAVGMSFSETDKVAKMIPGVLNITLKEALAQEPKLKEYAEKDPQGKELMKVAQALEGLTRHASTHAAGVVVTPRPLPEYLPLYTDPKSEAQVTQFAMSYVEKIGLVKFDFLGLKTLTVIDNAVRIIRAGKTPDFDLDLVGDDDPKTYELLCAGETTGVFQLESSGMKEMLIKLKPSCFEDIIAACALYRPGPLGSGMVDSFIKRKHGSEKFGYDFPQLEPILKDTYGVIVYQEQVMLIAQVLGGYTLGGADLLRRAMGKKKAEEMAKEREKFLAGAKENKLDQKKAAGVFDLMEKFAAYGFNKSHSAAYALIAYHTAYLKAHYPVEFMAALLTEDMENTDKVIKNIAEVRSMGVEVLPPDINASDRSFTVHDKSMRFGLGAVKGVGAAAIEAILEARKEQSFESLHDLCERVDLRRVNKKVVEALLKCGAFDSLGGKRAQYMAALEDAMEVGQKVQREKAQGQESLFGAEEIITSPGNGYGKLPELEEWDEKIRLGFEKEALGFFITGHPLARHSAVIKRFATCDTAGLAERNDKEEVKVCGLVSSIKELTTKKGDRMAFVTLEDLSGFVEMVVFPEVYQAAGELLKGDEPLLVSGSLDVGEETCKLMVSEVLSLQNVKETLTKRIHFRLTTPGLEEAQLRALRQIVERHRGSCDVLLHLVIPNRSETVLALPDSHKAAASDAIMEDAEKLFGYNVITFE; encoded by the coding sequence ATGGAACACGCCAATTTCGTCCATCTTCACCTCCACAGCCAATACAGTCTTCTGGACGGGGGGATCAAGATCCCCGACCTGATCGACCGCGCGAAGCAGTACAAGATGCCGGCGGTCGCGGTCACCGACCACGGCAACATGTTCGGCGCCGTGGAGTTCTACAGCAAGGCGATGGCCGCCGGGATCAAGCCGATCATCGGCTGCGAGGTCTACGTCGCGCCCGGCTCGCGATTCGACAAGAGCAACGCCCGCGGCAGCTCGGAGGCTTCGTTCCACCTGGTCCTGCTCTGCAAGAACCTGGTCGGCTATCGCAACCTGTGCCGCATGGTTTCGGCCGGTTACCGCGAGGGGTTCTACTACAAGCCGCGCATCGACTGGGAGCTGCTTCGGGAGCATAACGAGGGGCTGATCGCCCTGACCGCCTGCCTCGGCGGCGAGGTGCCCTCCCTCATTGGCAAGGGGCAGCTCGACCGGGCGACCGAGCGGACCCGTGAGATGGCCCAAATCTTCGATCGCGACCGCCTTTACCTTGAAATTCAGGAAAACTTCCTCTCCGAGCAGGAGCCTGTCAACAAGGGGCTGATCGAGATCTCCCGGGAGCTTTCCCTCCCCATGGTCGCCACCAACGACTGCCACTACCTGACCCGCGAGGACGCTTACGCCCACGAGGTGCTCCTCTGCATTCAGACCGGCAAGACGATGGACGACCCCGGGCGGATGCGCTTCTCCAACGACGAGTTCTACGTCAAGACGCCCGCCGAGATGGCCGAACTCTTCAAGGCCACCCCCGACGCCCTGGCCAATACCGTCGCTATCGCCCAGCGCTGCAACCTGGAACTCGACTTCGACACCTACCATTTCCCCCAGTACGAGAAGCCGGCGGACAAGACCCTCGACGATGTGCTCGAGGAGATGGCGAAGGATGGCCTTGAGGAGCGGCTCAAGGCCATCCGCAGGCTTCAGTCCGATTTTTCCGCCGAGGACGAAAAGGACTACCGGAAGCGGCTCGACATCGAGCTCGACTGCATAAAGCAGATGGGCTTTCCGGGGTATTTACTCATCGTCGCCGACTTCATCAACTGGGCCAAGGACCACGACATCCCGGTCGGGCCCGGCCGCGGCAGCGCCGCGGGCTCCCTGGTGGCCTACTCCATCCGCATCACCGACATCGACCCGATGCCCTACAACCTCCTTTTCGAGCGCTTTCTCAACCCGGAGCGCGTGTCGATGCCCGATATCGACGTCGACTTCTGCATCTACGGCCGGGAGGAGGTCATCGACTACGTGCGCAAGCACTACGGGGAGGCGAACGTCGCCCAGATCATCACCTTCGGCACCATGCAGGCCAAGGGGGTCATCCGGGACGTCGGCCGGGCGGTCGGGATGTCCTTCTCCGAGACGGACAAGGTTGCCAAGATGATCCCCGGGGTGCTCAACATCACCCTCAAGGAGGCCCTGGCCCAGGAACCCAAGCTCAAGGAGTACGCCGAGAAGGACCCTCAGGGCAAAGAGCTGATGAAGGTGGCCCAGGCCCTCGAGGGGCTGACCCGCCACGCCTCGACCCACGCCGCCGGGGTGGTGGTTACCCCCCGGCCGCTCCCCGAGTACCTGCCGCTCTACACCGACCCCAAGTCCGAAGCCCAGGTCACCCAGTTCGCCATGAGCTACGTCGAGAAGATCGGGCTGGTCAAGTTCGACTTTCTCGGCCTCAAGACCCTGACCGTCATCGACAACGCGGTGCGCATTATCCGGGCGGGCAAGACCCCCGATTTTGATCTCGACCTGGTCGGCGACGACGACCCCAAGACCTACGAACTTCTCTGCGCGGGGGAGACGACCGGCGTCTTCCAGCTCGAATCCTCGGGCATGAAGGAGATGCTGATCAAGCTCAAGCCGAGCTGCTTCGAGGACATCATCGCCGCCTGCGCCCTATACCGGCCCGGCCCCCTCGGCTCGGGGATGGTCGACTCCTTTATCAAGCGCAAGCACGGGTCCGAGAAGTTCGGCTACGATTTTCCCCAACTCGAGCCGATTCTCAAGGACACCTACGGGGTCATCGTCTACCAGGAGCAGGTCATGCTCATCGCCCAGGTCCTGGGGGGGTACACCCTCGGCGGCGCCGACCTGCTGCGCCGGGCGATGGGCAAGAAGAAGGCCGAGGAGATGGCCAAGGAGCGGGAGAAGTTCCTCGCCGGGGCCAAGGAAAACAAGCTCGACCAGAAGAAGGCGGCGGGGGTCTTCGACCTCATGGAGAAGTTCGCCGCCTACGGCTTCAACAAGTCCCACTCGGCCGCTTATGCCCTTATCGCCTACCACACCGCCTACCTCAAGGCCCATTACCCGGTGGAGTTCATGGCGGCGCTTCTCACCGAGGACATGGAGAACACCGACAAGGTGATCAAGAACATCGCCGAGGTGCGCTCCATGGGGGTCGAGGTCCTGCCCCCAGACATCAACGCCTCGGACCGCTCCTTCACCGTGCACGACAAGTCGATGCGCTTCGGCCTCGGCGCGGTCAAGGGGGTCGGCGCCGCGGCCATAGAGGCGATCCTCGAGGCGCGCAAAGAACAGTCCTTCGAGTCCCTCCACGATCTCTGCGAGCGGGTCGACCTGCGCCGGGTCAACAAGAAGGTCGTCGAGGCCCTCCTCAAGTGTGGTGCCTTCGACTCGCTCGGTGGCAAGCGCGCCCAGTACATGGCGGCCCTTGAGGACGCCATGGAGGTCGGGCAGAAAGTGCAGCGGGAGAAGGCTCAGGGCCAGGAGTCCCTCTTCGGCGCCGAGGAGATCATCACCTCCCCGGGCAACGGCTACGGCAAGCTGCCGGAGCTGGAGGAGTGGGACGAGAAAATCCGGCTCGGTTTCGAGAAGGAGGCCCTCGGCTTCTTCATCACCGGGCACCCCCTGGCCCGCCACAGCGCCGTCATCAAGCGCTTCGCCACCTGCGACACGGCGGGGCTGGCCGAGCGCAACGACAAGGAAGAGGTCAAGGTCTGCGGCCTGGTCTCCTCCATCAAGGAGCTGACCACCAAAAAAGGGGACCGGATGGCCTTCGTCACCCTCGAGGACCTCTCCGGTTTCGTGGAGATGGTGGTTTTTCCCGAGGTCTATCAGGCCGCCGGCGAGCTGCTCAAGGGAGACGAGCCCCTGCTGGTCAGCGGCTCGCTGGATGTCGGCGAAGAAACTTGTAAACTAATGGTGTCCGAGGTCCTTTCCCTGCAGAACGTCAAGGAAACCTTGACCAAAAGGATCCATTTCCGCCTCACCACGCCGGGCCTGGAAGAGGCGCAGCTGCGGGCCCTGCGGCAGATCGTGGAACGACACCGCGGCAGCTGCGACGTGCTGCTGCACCTGGTCATTCCGAATCGCAGCGAGACGGTCCTCGCTCTTCCCGACAGCCACAAAGCTGCTGCATCCGACGCTATTATGGAAGACGCCGAAAAGTTGTTCGGCTACAATGTCATAACCTTCGAGTGA
- the tgt gene encoding tRNA guanosine(34) transglycosylase Tgt, with product MFRFDLLTTDRTSAARRGRVTTPHGVIETPVFMPVGTHAAMKAMTPTQVDETGAQIILSNTYHLHLKPGEGLVEKAGGLHRFMNWDKPILTDSGGFQVFSLPKKKITDTGVFFRHEVTGEEIFLGPAEAMTIQNALGADIIMAFDECIPFPATHDYAATSIRKTLRWAEECLKTHRRSDQALFGIVQGGIYEDLRRQCAEALTAMDFPGYAVGGVSVGEGLDLLKQVVEYTAPFLPENKPRYLMGVGLPEDILESVERGMDMFDCVIPTRYARSATLFTSRGKIRLTHRRYRRDFYPVDAACDCYCCSNFTRAYLHHLYNANEILSAILAAIHNVRFYQNMMSRTRQAIENNEFAAFKAEFLGQYGYTPAKG from the coding sequence ATGTTTCGTTTCGACCTTTTGACGACCGACCGCACCAGCGCCGCACGCCGGGGCCGTGTGACCACCCCCCACGGAGTCATCGAGACGCCGGTTTTCATGCCCGTCGGCACGCACGCAGCGATGAAGGCGATGACCCCGACCCAGGTGGACGAGACCGGCGCCCAGATCATTCTTTCCAACACCTACCACCTTCATCTCAAGCCGGGCGAGGGGCTGGTTGAAAAAGCCGGCGGCCTTCATCGGTTCATGAACTGGGACAAGCCGATCCTCACCGACAGCGGCGGGTTCCAGGTCTTTTCACTGCCGAAAAAAAAGATCACCGACACGGGGGTCTTTTTCCGTCACGAGGTCACGGGCGAGGAGATCTTTCTCGGCCCCGCCGAGGCCATGACCATCCAGAACGCCCTCGGCGCCGACATCATCATGGCCTTCGACGAGTGCATCCCCTTCCCTGCGACTCACGACTATGCCGCCACATCGATCAGGAAGACCCTGCGCTGGGCTGAAGAATGCCTCAAGACCCACCGCCGGTCGGACCAGGCCCTCTTCGGCATCGTCCAGGGGGGGATCTACGAAGACCTGCGCCGCCAGTGCGCCGAGGCCTTGACCGCCATGGATTTCCCCGGCTACGCGGTCGGAGGGGTGAGCGTCGGCGAGGGGCTCGACCTGCTCAAGCAGGTGGTCGAATACACCGCCCCCTTTCTTCCCGAGAACAAGCCGCGCTACCTGATGGGGGTCGGGCTTCCCGAGGACATCCTCGAGAGCGTCGAGCGGGGCATGGACATGTTCGACTGCGTTATCCCCACCCGCTACGCCCGCAGCGCCACCCTCTTCACCAGCCGCGGCAAGATCCGCCTCACCCACCGCCGCTATCGCCGCGATTTTTACCCCGTCGACGCCGCCTGCGACTGCTACTGCTGCAGCAACTTTACCCGGGCCTACCTGCACCACCTGTACAACGCCAACGAAATCCTCTCCGCCATCCTCGCGGCGATCCACAATGTCCGCTTTTACCAGAACATGATGAGCCGGACCCGGCAGGCCATCGAGAATAACGAGTTTGCCGCCTTCAAAGCAGAATTCCTCGGCCAATACGGATATACTCCCGCCAAAGGTTGA
- a CDS encoding lytic transglycosylase domain-containing protein, whose protein sequence is MAINPARGLPGKGAFPAERGAPHRGHGKDSAFENALESLLRKSEKGFTPSVDGPALARMVSLQMSRGLLGLSDGDSGGGAFSSSAWLENLRSAVARGDQNIEPSPPLPAAPEKNRALSLYKEDSANLDAIVEKAASRFGLEPRLVRSVIRAESDFDTQAVSPAGARGLMQLMPATAQELGVRDSFDPEQNVMGGTRYLRQLLDRYDGDLDSALAAYNWGPGNLDRSDGTLPGETRRYLARVKGFLAGPPRA, encoded by the coding sequence ATGGCGATCAACCCAGCAAGAGGGCTCCCCGGAAAGGGAGCGTTCCCGGCGGAAAGGGGCGCGCCGCACCGCGGCCACGGCAAAGATTCCGCCTTCGAAAATGCCCTGGAGTCCCTGCTTCGCAAAAGCGAAAAAGGCTTTACCCCCTCCGTGGACGGCCCGGCACTGGCCCGGATGGTCAGCCTCCAGATGTCCCGGGGCCTGCTGGGCCTGTCGGACGGAGACAGCGGCGGCGGAGCTTTTTCCTCCTCCGCCTGGCTGGAGAACCTGCGGAGCGCCGTGGCCCGCGGGGATCAAAATATCGAACCGTCCCCGCCACTGCCGGCCGCACCAGAAAAAAACCGGGCGCTGAGCCTTTACAAGGAAGACTCGGCGAACCTCGACGCCATTGTGGAGAAGGCCGCGAGCCGCTTCGGCCTGGAGCCGAGGTTGGTCAGGTCGGTGATCCGGGCCGAGAGCGACTTCGACACACAGGCGGTCTCACCCGCCGGGGCCAGGGGCCTGATGCAGCTCATGCCGGCCACCGCGCAAGAGCTCGGGGTGCGCGACTCCTTCGACCCGGAGCAGAACGTCATGGGGGGAACCCGCTACCTGAGGCAGCTTCTCGACCGCTATGACGGGGACCTCGACTCGGCCCTCGCGGCCTACAACTGGGGGCCTGGAAACCTGGACCGCAGCGACGGCACGCTCCCGGGGGAAACCCGCCGCTACCTCGCCAGGGTCAAGGGGTTCCTCGCCGGGCCGCCACGCGCCTGA
- a CDS encoding glycosyltransferase family 2 protein, producing MTALLTALAFGTLGFFAAFAAALFGSRGYRLNLGTVAPCKVCPPVSVIIAARNEQRNIAEALSSVMAQDYPAKEIVVVNDRSTDATGAILEELGANGPQLHVVTVTDLPPGWLGKNHALWLGAQRAQGDILLFTDADVVMEPSAVSRAVSYMERTGIDHLAVGPEVAMKGWILNCFAAAFMIFFTLYARPWAVRNPKSGAHIGIGAFNMVRRKAYQHAGGHRAIAMRPDDDMKLGKLIKKKRFRQDLLAGRGMLRVEWYASAGEMVRGLEKNTFAGVNYNWALLIAGTLACLLGFAWPFAAVLLTSGITWWCNLGVVGAICLIYFECASANGIRLRYGLGLPLATLLFVYVLWRSAIVITLKGGIDWRGTHYGLEELKKNRV from the coding sequence ATGACAGCCCTGCTCACGGCCCTCGCCTTCGGCACTCTCGGCTTTTTTGCCGCCTTCGCTGCCGCCCTCTTCGGGAGCAGGGGATACCGCCTGAACCTTGGGACCGTCGCCCCCTGCAAGGTCTGCCCCCCGGTTTCGGTCATCATCGCCGCCCGCAACGAACAGCGCAACATCGCCGAAGCCCTGAGTTCGGTCATGGCACAGGACTACCCGGCCAAAGAGATCGTCGTCGTCAACGACCGATCGACAGACGCCACCGGCGCCATCCTCGAGGAACTCGGGGCGAACGGTCCCCAACTGCACGTCGTCACCGTCACAGACCTGCCCCCGGGCTGGCTGGGCAAGAACCACGCCTTGTGGCTCGGCGCGCAAAGGGCGCAGGGGGACATCCTGCTCTTCACCGATGCGGACGTGGTCATGGAGCCTTCGGCTGTCTCCAGAGCTGTCTCCTATATGGAGCGCACCGGCATCGACCATCTGGCGGTTGGGCCGGAGGTCGCAATGAAGGGATGGATCCTCAACTGCTTCGCGGCGGCCTTCATGATTTTCTTCACCCTCTACGCCCGGCCCTGGGCCGTCCGCAATCCGAAGAGCGGCGCCCACATCGGCATCGGCGCCTTCAACATGGTGCGCCGGAAGGCCTACCAACACGCAGGAGGGCACCGGGCGATCGCCATGCGCCCAGACGACGACATGAAACTCGGCAAGCTGATCAAGAAAAAGAGATTCCGCCAGGACCTGCTGGCGGGAAGGGGAATGCTGCGGGTGGAGTGGTACGCTTCGGCGGGGGAGATGGTGCGGGGGCTGGAGAAAAACACCTTCGCCGGGGTGAACTACAACTGGGCTCTGCTGATCGCCGGAACCCTCGCCTGCCTGCTCGGCTTCGCATGGCCCTTCGCGGCGGTCCTGCTGACCTCGGGGATCACCTGGTGGTGCAACCTGGGCGTCGTCGGGGCCATCTGCCTGATCTACTTCGAGTGCGCCTCCGCCAACGGCATCCGGCTCCGCTACGGCCTCGGCCTGCCCCTGGCGACCCTGCTCTTCGTCTACGTGCTGTGGCGCTCGGCGATCGTGATCACCCTGAAAGGGGGGATCGACTGGCGGGGGACCCACTACGGGCTGGAGGAGCTGAAAAAGAACCGGGTCTAG
- a CDS encoding PfkB family carbohydrate kinase — translation MSHQVVGLGQCALDLLGTLSRYPGVDEKAELHEVLIQGGGPVATALVALCRLGVETAFWGRVGDDDFGEKIRSGLEGEGVDCSGLLSDSGRTSQVAFIAVEGGSAHRNIFWHRGSARPLEPDEVDPGILGAAQVLHLDGLQRGASLAAARIARSRGLITVLDGGTFREGTEELLPLIDHPVVSERFARSLCPDDPLRAVDLLLYRGGLAATVTLGALGSHTGSREGERFHQPAFLVDAVDTTGCGDVFHGGYIFGLLQGWPLKRVVRFAAACAALKARKLGGRTAIPTLAEAEAFLAERVDA, via the coding sequence GTGAGCCACCAGGTCGTAGGCCTCGGCCAGTGCGCCCTCGACCTGCTCGGCACCCTGTCTCGCTATCCCGGGGTCGATGAGAAGGCGGAGCTGCACGAGGTCCTGATCCAGGGCGGCGGGCCGGTGGCCACGGCCCTGGTGGCTCTTTGCCGACTTGGCGTCGAAACGGCCTTTTGGGGCCGGGTCGGCGACGACGACTTCGGGGAGAAAATCCGCTCCGGACTGGAGGGGGAGGGGGTCGATTGCAGCGGCCTCCTTTCCGACTCAGGACGGACCAGTCAGGTCGCTTTCATCGCGGTTGAAGGGGGAAGCGCCCACCGCAACATCTTCTGGCACCGGGGCAGCGCCAGGCCCCTGGAGCCCGATGAGGTGGACCCCGGGATCCTCGGAGCCGCGCAGGTCCTGCACCTCGACGGACTGCAGCGGGGGGCGTCCCTGGCCGCTGCCCGCATCGCCCGCTCTCGGGGTTTGATCACGGTCCTCGACGGAGGCACTTTCCGGGAGGGGACCGAGGAACTGCTTCCCCTTATTGACCATCCCGTTGTCAGCGAGCGCTTCGCCCGCTCTCTCTGCCCCGATGACCCTCTTCGGGCCGTCGATTTGCTCCTCTATCGCGGGGGGCTGGCGGCGACGGTCACCCTCGGCGCCTTGGGCAGCCATACCGGAAGCCGGGAGGGGGAACGATTCCATCAGCCCGCTTTCTTGGTCGACGCAGTCGACACCACCGGGTGTGGGGACGTCTTTCACGGCGGCTACATCTTCGGCCTGCTCCAGGGGTGGCCCTTGAAGCGGGTCGTCCGTTTCGCCGCCGCCTGCGCCGCCCTCAAGGCCCGCAAGCTCGGCGGGCGCACTGCGATTCCGACCCTTGCCGAGGCGGAGGCTTTTCTTGCCGAGCGGGTCGATGCCTGA